The proteins below come from a single Felis catus isolate Fca126 chromosome A1, F.catus_Fca126_mat1.0, whole genome shotgun sequence genomic window:
- the ICE1 gene encoding little elongation complex subunit 1 isoform X4: MMPGETHSAAPGTAADLSRCQGCASLQQNLNEYVEALITLKQKIINTDNLLTEYQKKCDELQFARRENSTLHHQVEQMLQKISPLQKCQEELGSLKAELEEKKSSLKLYQDTHQEYARVKEECLKTDAQKKKLEAKVKKLEEAAVKQTQDFKQLRTEKKILEKEFRKTQERLDEFSKQKTAKELRHIGTQISSDSYGSIDKRKVKLLLKELWLCINTTHRLPGEGSRCVPEKPAKENPPAPRESRDAGAPPPAGGGPLRAAAVQTCLTELSMEIEGDFSACKSVGTEGPGAAAHRPERVSPEGRNPEVSLHRSEQDSADFSDRDRFFDEDLQAAVDFFRLPPPLLSPVPSPPLASLPHLSTLPSSLAPETYFGEYTDSSDDESSQPRNSAASVSEDETSESHYFGSSGRSDGRRDTREEKLTSHEASRTLTALEVNGVTAVGFGTVTAALREPSATRALAREQPWAVSSEATSDRERGILDEAQRLREGREADKSVQTENTLDDTGGSVCGGTSGRQAQDGAAALWRADVHHPPLGSRPFSDLVESEGKTLLSEMIGSPKPQFTTWTLTNEIPFESDHVSISDHFQGMCRVLGKDRDVQRFILGASPEPADDAGHTVGTTGLGVDARLSSSPTSGASSVCSDSQPCSDAHLPPDSAPTELQRSEQKLRAEAFTLLDLQPEPPECPAGENHLENSLYALSAELGTSHFNNLSSSEVEGTDVGKGMPRVCSLPHSVFIKAAKEAQCRSQGPRTEPSLTRADSAPLVESQCGLTKSGFGFVKSPSWHQSDLLRRGSEERLRAKSEHEHQTDHQLQKAVPALENRGPASRPELARENNPAGLRAAPSLLPNQVSVITKQARPETAHGARSEHWGPQRTEPTFVTASGAGRGGEREDLAWNVPGAAATGGTSPQVSASRRKLDFNFPSGSVPVENPHCSTSSKLSFSCEKIPVPNQDVLTGAPAQEAVQEQGLLLRAPSLDSSGLPVDGRLPATPAPVSRSFPGAGAPCGGSGRSGGGALAVSEDPPGGRQSLRGSLELPSPTPGGASPGDPGTSGTALPSTGLGKDEETRGVPPGALAAAPCCYTGIREAGGGDTEVEESEAPSCSEGESEPEAVTGAAQHGAASASGEGGGALGAGAAESRPSVEVGCLTSALQDFNISTLSEIDGLSTSEVVMFLESCQLRDYSSGDSVSECSSKGTLSKDMSKELKPGEPSGEKYRKQLCEDEAFETPEEWLESEEEDGPLRGTRRLSRRSLETLSEVLTKIGQELQASCEGPAGEDAADFVLFNVHDAVTAGPVREHGPPREAGDPSPLPTGTPPPAAGLAGEGGSPGSGPAGNGSALSGPEAASQVTSPNRGGEEGLSEAAEHSALDADSGAGQTAERGAEGEAETTFQCQISTVTSEVINVLINKDQNLVIEKGDHWTIINGVALMPNVDQVILCDTPEDIAVSPEPGGPGAGFISVTAVDKSPETGHPGLAFPEPQGGSLPGAQEEISSSSQSTNFDKSRLRNRPVKPSVRLSSEIYDQNFESQVVASDHTYFNSKLEPFGKNKNRSKVANKDQSNKPAKTSASSRVEANQSEGSQSFLGERENTKTQRNQTQTILANADTSTPTDCSDTLSKIRQEVGPPLPPLLAPLVATPPRTSRPVSPLIAASTPSSPASPIGPISPLCEIPVPPAMSPLPEEPGCPSPPHTSPSPSTAAAGERILSSPLQFCAATPKHALPVPGRLPPFAAAHAAVAGPQENSVKILDSMYPELSARARTLNILKGNIQLSRGPPADCKNLSGPVGAITGFKAITSTSTAFVKTGGSSGSDCSQDKSKDTGTHQDSGGKRTLSASTLRSAKRLRLDSGSPEPEPGSTAAEGVHKTLRRSLPQAEGVATEEERSALPTVSTASQLPPNPKETVESHDKAIADALKKIAESSFDLLPVIRSHVYVGNISKKPVMRDQEKEVVHEFSTTKKHLAECLLHSILSELKIQKISLERNYIHALCRVYVGICRQLGDLERARLFCYSLLKEDFPESEKLTLFIANMWHDIFISQSVINKAMQLVARQRAKGEVRNCLRAFLNWEKNAPVDVGFMVSKLLLTIQLCPKTEFQSSEKFGEDLSDNTWEYIFAIDLLCCHQKWIWTHDNIISKELWPVMDKWIKYRKGHANIAYTPDIIIASILRLIACSIAP, encoded by the exons GGAAAGTAAAGCTGCTTCTGAAGGAACTCTGGCTCTGTATAAACACAACACACAGACTGCCTGGTGAAGGCAGCAGGTGTGTCCCAG AAAAACCCGCCAAAGAAAACCCCCCCGCACCCAGAGAGTCCCGGGACGCTGGCGCACCCCCTCCGGCGGGAGGCGGTCCCCTCAGAGCCGCAGCCGTGCAGACGTGCCTGACGGAACTGTCCATGGAGATAGAGGGCGACTTCTCTGCCTGTAAGAGTGTGGGAACAGAGGGGCCCGGTGCCGCTGCTCACCGTCCCGAACGCGTGTCTCCCGAGGGCCGGAATCCTGAGGTCTCGCTGCACAGGAGTGAGCAGGACAGCGCTGACTTCTCTGATCGTGATCGCTTTTTCGATGAAGATCTCCAGGCTGCAGTCGACTTCTTCAGACTTCCCCCTCCTCTTTTGTCTCCGGTGCCGTCCCCGCCTCTGGCGTCCTTACCACACCTGAGCACGTTACCTTCTTCGCTCGCACCT GAAACCTACTTCGGAGAGTATACGGATTCCAGTGACGATGAGTCGTCCCAACCTAGAAATTCTGCCGCGTCTGTTTCAGAAGATGAGACGTCTGAATCACATTACTTTGGCTCATCCGGAAGAAGTGATGGAAGGAGGGATACGCGGGAGGAAAAGCTCACATCGCACgaagcctccagaactctgactGCGCTGGAAGTAAATGGAGTGACAGCGGTTGGGTTTGGGACAGTCACAGCGGCCCTGAGAGAGCCTTCAGCCACACGTGCTTTAGCTCGCGAGCAACCCTGGGCAGTGTCCTCGGAAGCCACGAGTGACAGGGAAAGAGGCATTTTAGATGAGgcacagagactgagagagggTCGCGAAGCGGACAAGTCGGTGCAGACAGAGAACACGCTCGATGACACCGGAGGAAGCGTGTGTGGGGGGACGTCTGGCCGCCAGGCCCAGGACGGGGCGGCGGCCCTCTGGAGGGCTGACGTGCATCACCCTCCCCTCGGCAGCAGACCATTCAGTGACCTCGTGGAATCTGAAGGAAAGACCCTGCTGTCCGAAATGATAGGATCGCCCAAACCACAGTTTACTACGTGGACACTGACAAACGAAATCCCTTTTGAATCGGATCATGTATCCATTTCTGACCACTTTCAGGGAATGTGTAGAGTGTTGGGAAAAGACAGAGATGTTCAGAGGTTCATTTTAGGAGCCTCGCCTGAACCAGCAGACGACGCAGGTCACACAGTGGGCACCACGGGGCTCGGTGTTGACGCCAGGCTTTCTTCCTCTCCTACCTCGGGGGCGTCGTCTGTGTGCAGTGACTCCCAGCCTTGCTCTGATGCCCACCTTCCTCCTGACTCCGCCCCCACCGAGCTGCAGCGCTCAGAACAGAAGCTGCGAGCTGAGGCCTTCACCTTGCTGGACCTGCAGCCCGAGCCCCCAGAGTGTCCTGCCGGAGAGAACCATCTGGAAAACAGCTTGTATGCTTTGAGCGCCGAGTTGGGAACATCACATTTTAATAACCTGAGTAGCAGTGAGGTCGAGGGCACAGACGTTGGGAAAGGCATGCCCAGAGTCTGTTCACTTCCGCATTCGGTGTTCATAAAGGCCGCGAAAGAGGCTCAGTGTCGAAGTCAGGGTCCGAGAACTGAGCCCTCCCTGACCAGGGCGGATTCCGCGCCGTTGGTGGAGTCTCAGTGCGGCTTGACCAAGAGTGGGTTTGGCTTCGTGAAAAGCCCTTCCTGGCACCAGAGTGACCTGTTAAGGAGAGGTAGCGAGGAAAGGCTGAGAGCTAAATCAGAACACGAACACCAGACTGACCATCAGTTACAAAAGGCAGTGCCAGCCTTAGAAAACAGGGGACCCGCGTCCAGGCCTGAACTCGCCAGAGAAAATAACCCCGCGGGGCTCAGGGCCGCTCCATCACTGTTGCCTAACCAAGTTTCGGTGATCACCAAGCAGGCCAGACCCGAAACGGCACACGGGGCTAGGTCAGAGCACTGGGGGCCGCAGAGGACTGAGCCTACCTTTGTGACAGCGTCTGGAGCGGGacgtggtggagagagagaggacctggCCTGGAATGTGCCGGGGGCGGCTGCTACAGGGGGGACCTCGCCACAAGTTTCTGCCTCGAGGAGAAAGTTAGATTTCAATTTTCCAAGCGGTTCTGTACCTGTAGAAAATCCTCACTGTTCCACAAGTAGCAAACTGTCTTTCTCTTGTGAAAAGATCCCAGTCCCGAACCAGGATGTCCTGACGGGAGCCCCGGCACAGGAGGCAGTGCAGGAGCAAGGTCTGCTCCTCCGCGCCCCGAGTCTGGACTCGTCCGGGCTGCCTGTGGATGGACGCCTTCCGGCCACGCCGGCACCCGTGTCGAGAAGCTTTCCTGGTGCAGGAGCACCGTGTGGGGGCTCGGGCAGATCTGGCGGGGGGGCCCTGGCCGTGTCCGAGGACCCTCCTGGCGGGCGGCAGAGCCTGAGGGGGTCTCTGGAGCTGCCGTCGCCGACCCCGGGCGGCGCTTCTCCCGGAGACCCAGGCACCTCCGGGACGGCGCTCCCGTCGACGGGTCTCGGGAAAGATGAAGAGACACGCGGCGTCCCTCCGGGTGCCCTGGCCGCGGCCCCGTGTTGTTACACGGGCAtccgggaggcgggaggcggcGACACGGAGGTGGAAGAGAGCGAGGCACCCAGCTGCAGCGAGGGCGAGAGCGAGCCTGAGGCCGTGACGGGGGCCGCCCAGCACGGGGCCGCCAGCGCCTCCGGGGAAGGTGGGGGAGCCCTGGGGGCCGGCGCGGCCGAGAGCAGGCCCTCCGTGGAGGTGGGGTGTCTGACCTCGGCCCTGCAGGACTTCAACATCAGTACCCTCTCGGAGATAGACGGACTTTCTACGTCCGAGGTCGTCATGTTTCTCGAAAGTTGTCAGTTAAGAGATTATAGTTCCGGGGACTCTGTTTCAGAATGTTCTAGCAAAGGAACCCTGAGTAAGGACATGAGCAAAGAGTTAAAGCCAGGTGAGCCATCAGGAGAAAAGTACAGGAAGCAGCTGTGTGAAGACGAAGCGTTCGAAACCCCGGAAGAGTGGCTCGAGTCCGAGGAGGAGGACGGGCCCCTGCGGGGCACGCGGCGGCTCTCTCGGCGCTCTCTGGAAACGCTGTCAGAGGTCCTCACCAAGATCGGACAGGAGCTTCAGGCCAGCTGCGAGGGCCCCGCCGGAGAGGATGCTGCCGATTTCGTGCTCTTCAACGTGCACGACGCCGTGACCGCCGGGCCCGTCCGAGAGCACGGCCCACCTCGGGAAGCGGGGGACCCCTCGCCACTGCCCACGGGTACGCCCCCTCCAGCAGCCGGCCTGGCCGGCGAGGGCGGCTCTCCAGGCAGCGGTCCCGCGGGGAACGGAAGCGCCCTCAGCGGACCCGAGGCCGCTTCCCAGGTCACCAGCCCGAAccgtggtggggaggagggcctgTCAGAAGCGGCGGAGCACTCAGCCCTGGACGCCGACTCGGGAGCGGGGCAGACGGCGGAGCGCGGTGCCGAAGGGGAGGCGGAAACGACATTCCAGTGCCAGATCTCTACAGTGACCTCCGAGGTCATCAATGTGCTGATCAACAAGGATCAGAATCTAGTCATTGAAAAGGGGGACCACTGGACCATCATCAACGGGGTGGCTCTCATGCCAAACGTGGACCAGGTTATACTGTGCGACACTCCCGAGGACATCGCTGTCTCCCCGGAGCCGGGAGGCCCGGGAGCCGGTTTCATCTCCGTCACTGCTGTGGACAAGTCTCCAGAGACCGGTCACCCTGGCCTTGCGTTTCCGGAGCCCCAGGGCGGCAGCCTCCCGGGTGCCCAGGAAGAAATCTCCAGCAGTAGTCAGAGCACCAACTTCGATAAAAGTCGCTTGCGCAACAGGCCGGTCAAACCTAGTGTGAGGCTTAGCTCCGAAATCTACGACCAGAACTTCGAGTCTCAGGTAGTTGCGTCCGATCACACGTATTTTAACTCAAAACTGGAGCCGTTTGGCAAGAATAAGAATCGATCCAAGGTGGCCAACAAAGATCAGTCAAACAAGCCAGCAAAGACCTCGGCGTCAAGCAGAGTTGAAGCTAATCAGAGTGAAGGCTCCCAGTCATTTTTaggggaaagagagaacacaaaaacCCAGAGAAATCAAACTCAGACCATCCTAGCCAATGCGGACACGTCGACCCCCACGGACTGTTCTGACACCCTGAGTAAAATACGGCAGGAGGTGGGGCCCCCTCTGCCACCCTTGCTTGCTCCCTTGGTTGCCACCCCCCCACGGACTTCCCGGCCGGTGTCTCCTCTGATAGCCgcttccactccctcctcccccgcctctcCCATCGGCCCCATTTCTCCCTTGTGTGAAATCCCGGTGCCTCCTGCGATGTCTCCTTTGCCGGAAGAGCCCGGATGCCCCTCGCCCCCGCACACGTCCCCGTCCCCGTCCACCGCAGCAGCCGGCGAGAGGATCCTGTCGTCTCCCCTGCAGTTCTGTGCTGCGACGCCGAAGCATGCCCTCCCTGTGCCGGGCCGCCTCCCCCCCTTTGCTGCCGCCCACGCAGCTGTGGCCGGACCCCAGGAGAATTCCGTCAAAATCCTCGACAGCATGTACCCGGAGTTGTCTGCCAGGGCCCGCACCCTCAACATCCTCAAAGGGAACATTCAGCTCTCCCGGGGCCCACCTGCTGACTGTAAGAACTTATCAGGGCCCGTCGGCGCCATCACAGGATTCAAAGCAATCACGTCAACGTCAACCGCCTTTGTGAAAACGGGGGGCAGCTCTGGGAGTGACTGCAGTCAGGATAAGTCCAAAGATACGGGGACTCACCAGGACTCAGGTGGGAAAAGGACGTTGTCTGCATCTACGCTGAGGAGCGCTAAGAGACTGCGGCTGGACAGCGGGTCCCCAGAACCAGAACCCGGGAGCACTGCCGCAGAAGGAGTCCACAAGACCCTCCGGAGGAGCCTCCCTCAGGCTGAAGGCGTGGcgacagaggaggagagaagtgCTCTTCCGACCGTCAGTACAGCCTCACAGTTGCCTCCAAACCCGAAAGAAACCGTAGAGTCCCACGACAAAGCCATAGCTGACGCGCTGAAGAAGATTGCAGAGTCGTCTTTTGATCTCCTGCCTGTCATTCGGAGTCACGTGTATGTGGGAAATATCTCCAAAAAGCCCGTAATGAGAGATCAAGAGAAGGAAGTTGTTCACGAATTCAGCACAACCAAAAAG CATCTAGCAGAGTGCTTGCTTCACTCCATCCTCTCAGAGCTGAAGATTCAGAAGATCTCCCTGGAGCGCAATTACATTCACGCCCTCTGCAGGGTGTACGTGGGCATATGCCGGCAGCTGGGAGACTTGGAGCGAGCCCGCCTGTTTTGCTACAGCCTACTGAAGGAAG ATTTTCCGGAATCAGAAAAATTGACTTTGTTCATTGCAAACatgtggcatgatatatttatttCCCAGTCGGTGATTAATAAAGCAATGCAGCTGGTTGCCAGGCAGCGTGCGAAAGGAGAGGTTCGGAACTGTCTGAGAGCGTTCCTCAACTGGGAAAAG AATGCTCCTGTGGATGTGGGTTTCATGGTTTCTAAGCTGCTTTTGACCATACAGCTGTGTCCAAAAACAGAATTCCAGTCCAGTGAAAAGTTTGGTGAGGATTTGAGTGATAACACTTGGGAGTACATATTTGCCATTGACCTGCTGTGCTGCCACCAGAAGTGGATTTGGACACACGACAACATTATAAG TAAAGAGCTGTGGCCCGTCATGGATAAGTGGATAAAATACCGAAAAGGACATGCAAACATTGCATATACTCCCGACATTATTATAGCATCAATTCTGAGGCTGATTG CATGTAGCATTGCCCCCTGA